One segment of Manduca sexta isolate Smith_Timp_Sample1 chromosome 27, JHU_Msex_v1.0, whole genome shotgun sequence DNA contains the following:
- the LOC115446083 gene encoding glycerol kinase has translation MTEYGKFGPLVGAIDEGTSSARFILFKANSLEVVTYHQKELEQIFPQEGWVEQDPNAILEVVTTCINKAVEKLIALGGNPKDVIAVGVTNQRETTIVWEQSTGKPLHNAIVWLDMRTSSTIDKLLDTVPNKTRNKNYLKPLCGLPLSPYFSAVKLRWLSDNVDSVKVAMKKGSCRFGTVDTWIIWNLTGGPNGGKHITDVSNASRTMLMNIENLNWDPLLMRFFEVPKSVLPEIKSSSEIYGYISDGPLKGVPISGCLGDQQAALVGQMCLQKGQAKATYGTGCFVLYNTGDIRVNSSRGLLTTIAYQLGSNNPPSYALEGSVAVAGAALGWLKDNIGLLDNAKDSQNIAENAKDNGSVVFVPAFSGLYAPYWRQDARGVICGITEDTNSNHIVKAALEAVCFQVRDILDAMNEDCGIPLQLLKVDGGMTANALLMQMQADLIGINVIRAGFAESTAFGAAMVAYWGVETSKQGVAIPVTIGNTYVPSITDDERDMRYKQWKMAVDRSLGWEQN, from the exons ATGACGGAATACGGCAAATTTGGTCCTTTAGTTGGTGCCATTGACGAGGGCACATCAAGTGCGcgatttatattattcaaagcAAACTCTTTGGAAGTGGTTACATACCACCAGAAAGAACTCGAACAAATCTTTCCGCAAGAAGGATGGGTGGAACAGGACCCTAACGCTATACTGGAGGTCGTAACAACATGCATAAACAAAGCTGTGGAGAAATTGATTGCTCTAGGAGGAAATCCGAAG GATGTAATAGCAGTGGGAGTGACAAATCAAAGAGAAACAACAATTGTCTGGGAGCAAAGCACTGGCAAGCCCCTTCACAATGCTATTGTATGGTTAGATATGAGAACCTCCTCCACCATTGATAAGCTGCTAGACACGGTGCCTAATAAGACAAGGAACAAGAATTACTTGAag CCTTTATGTGGTCTTCCCCTTTCACCGTACTTCAGTGCTGTGAAGTTGCGGTGGCTGAGTGATAATGTTGACTCGGTTAAAGTTGCTATGAAAAAAGGAAGTTGTCGTTTTGGCACTGTTGACACttggattatttggaatttgacag gtgGTCCAAATGGCGGAAAACACATAACAGATGTATCAAATGCATCAAGAACTATGTTGATGAACATAGAGAATTTGAACTGGGACCCGCTCCTGATGCGGTTCTTTGAAGTGCCTAAATCTGTTCTGCCTGAAATTAAGTCAAGTTCTGAG ATATATGGCTACATATCAGATGGTCCTCTGAAAGGTGTTCCAATATCTGGTTGTCTTGGAGACCAACAAGCCGCGTTGGTAGGGCAAATGTGCCTTCAGAAGGGCCAAGCCAAGGCGACTTATGGTACTGGGTGCTTTGTGTTATACAATACAGGTGATATTCGTGTGAATTCGAGCAGAGGTCTATTGACAACAATTGCTTACCAACTAGGAAGTAATAATCCACCAAGCTATGCGTTGGAGGGTTCG gtaGCTGTTGCTGGTGCTGCTTTAGGTTGGTTGAAAGACAATATTGGTCTATTGGATAATGCGAAGGACTCCCAAAATATCGCCGAGAACGCTAAAGATAATGGCAGTGTTGTATTCGTGCCGGCTTTCAGTGGGCTCTATGCACCCTATTGgcgacaggatgcaagagg TGTGATCTGTGGCATAACAGAAGACACGAATTCTAATCATATTGTAAAGGCAGCGTTGGAAGCAGTTTGCTTCCAAGTAAGGGATATATTGGATGCTATGAATGAGGATTGTGGTATACCTCTACAGTTACTCAAG GTGGATGGAGGTATGACTGCCAACGCTCTACTAATGCAGATGCAGGCCGACTTAATAGGGATAAACGTGATTAGGGCAGGCTTTGCCGAAAGCACTGCTTTTGGGGCGGCTATGGTCGCTTATTGGGGGGTAGAGACAAGCAAACAGGGAGTCGCGATACCTGTGACTATAGGTAACACGTACGTACCTAGTATCACGGATGACGAGCGTGACATGAGATACAAGCAGTGGAAAATGGCCGTCGATAGATCCTTGGGATGGGAACAAAATTAA